A part of Terriglobus roseus genomic DNA contains:
- a CDS encoding peroxiredoxin: MSLRINDTAPDFTAETTQGPITFHEWIGDNYAVLFSHPKDFTPVCTTELGAAATLEQQFANRGVKIIGLSVDKVDDHSKWAQDIKDVSGAEVNFPVIADHDLKVVKLYDMLPAEAGDTCEGRTPANNAPVRTVFVIGPDKKIKLTLAYPMTTGRNFDEILRVVDSIQLTAKHPVATPANWKQGEDVIIAGSVSNDDAAVKFPGYTTVKPYLRTTQQPQ, encoded by the coding sequence ATGTCTCTCCGCATCAACGACACCGCACCTGACTTTACCGCGGAAACCACCCAGGGGCCGATCACTTTCCACGAGTGGATTGGCGATAACTACGCTGTACTCTTCTCGCATCCGAAGGATTTCACCCCGGTTTGCACCACGGAACTGGGCGCCGCTGCCACGCTGGAGCAGCAGTTTGCTAACCGCGGCGTGAAGATCATTGGCCTGAGCGTCGACAAGGTGGACGATCACTCCAAGTGGGCGCAGGACATCAAGGATGTGTCCGGTGCCGAAGTGAACTTCCCCGTCATTGCTGACCACGACCTGAAGGTTGTGAAGCTGTATGACATGCTGCCCGCCGAGGCTGGCGATACCTGCGAAGGCCGCACGCCCGCGAACAACGCGCCTGTGCGCACCGTGTTCGTCATTGGACCGGACAAGAAGATCAAGCTGACGCTGGCATATCCCATGACCACGGGCCGTAACTTCGATGAGATCCTGCGCGTTGTGGACAGCATTCAGCTCACGGCAAAGCACCCGGTGGCTACGCCTGCGAACTGGAAGCAGGGCGAAGACGTGATCATCGCCGGTTCTGTCTCCAACGACGACGCAGCAGTGAAGTTCCCGGGCTACACGACCGTGAAGCCCTACCTGCGCACGACGCAGCAGCCGCAGTAA
- a CDS encoding PhzF family phenazine biosynthesis protein, producing MSNSLTLSWAQVDVFAERRYEGNPLAIFSDATGLSTEQMQSLARETNLSETTFILPATPEEELQNGVRVRIFTVEEELPFAGHPTLGTASWIRENLPHFADAQEVKLKLDAGTIPVRFRASEGEEGVHGEMRQRDPEFGAVLARESLRNACGLAAEDLHTVLQPQVVSTGLPFCILPLVSVDVLQRMRVNQNELKELLTSAGAKFVYAIADAGEGKWRARMPFNGSDDPATGSAAGCCISYLVKHGVVASGQPTVILQGQEVHRPSQLHVRASFQNGKVQEVYVAGCTVFVATGRFTHP from the coding sequence ATGTCAAACAGCCTTACACTCTCCTGGGCACAGGTGGATGTCTTTGCGGAACGCCGTTATGAAGGCAATCCGCTTGCAATCTTTTCAGATGCAACGGGTTTGAGCACGGAGCAGATGCAGTCGCTGGCACGGGAAACGAACCTCTCAGAGACCACCTTCATCCTTCCCGCAACGCCGGAGGAGGAACTGCAAAACGGGGTGCGCGTGCGCATCTTCACGGTGGAGGAGGAACTGCCCTTCGCAGGGCATCCCACACTAGGCACCGCGAGCTGGATTCGCGAAAATCTGCCGCACTTTGCAGATGCACAAGAAGTGAAGCTGAAGCTGGATGCCGGCACCATCCCGGTACGTTTTCGTGCTTCTGAGGGGGAAGAAGGCGTTCACGGCGAAATGCGTCAGCGCGATCCTGAATTTGGCGCGGTGCTGGCCAGGGAATCGCTGCGCAACGCATGCGGACTTGCCGCGGAAGATCTCCACACGGTTCTGCAGCCACAGGTAGTTAGCACCGGCCTTCCGTTCTGCATCCTGCCGCTCGTGTCAGTAGATGTATTGCAGCGAATGCGTGTGAATCAAAACGAACTCAAAGAGCTTCTAACCAGTGCCGGGGCGAAGTTTGTCTACGCCATTGCCGATGCAGGCGAAGGGAAATGGCGAGCGCGAATGCCATTCAATGGCAGCGACGATCCGGCCACAGGTTCAGCCGCAGGATGCTGCATCAGCTACCTGGTGAAACACGGAGTCGTCGCAAGCGGCCAACCGACCGTGATCCTCCAGGGGCAGGAGGTGCACAGGCCGTCGCAGTTGCATGTCCGTGCCTCGTTCCAGAATGGGAAGGTGCAGGAAGTGTACGTCGCAGGCTGCACTGTTTTTGTTGCAACGGGACGGTTTACACACCCGTAA
- a CDS encoding SDR family NAD(P)-dependent oxidoreductase: MKTFEDKVVIVTGGSAGIGRAAALQFAAMGARVLITGRRAERLDKVSAAHPNIEALVADTSNPQDASVTIRKAFQLWGRIDVLVNNAGAGAIMPLAQADAERVKEIFAVNVVGPTLLAKEALPYLTETKGTIINISSTFGSKAGAMLSHYGASKAALEYMTRAWALELAPMGIRVNAIAVGPTETEALTEMMGLSKEDAEAVKHHEIQQIPLKRRGTPEEVAHWIVSFASTDNTWVTGQVLGVDGGLAIA; the protein is encoded by the coding sequence ATGAAAACGTTCGAAGATAAAGTCGTCATTGTTACTGGCGGCAGCGCAGGTATTGGACGAGCAGCAGCTCTACAATTCGCAGCAATGGGCGCCCGTGTCTTGATCACGGGGCGGCGTGCTGAACGCCTGGATAAAGTTTCTGCGGCCCATCCAAATATCGAAGCTCTTGTCGCCGATACATCGAATCCACAGGATGCCTCTGTGACGATTCGAAAAGCTTTTCAGCTATGGGGCAGAATCGATGTCTTGGTAAACAATGCCGGAGCGGGCGCAATCATGCCCTTGGCGCAAGCCGACGCGGAACGCGTGAAGGAAATCTTCGCCGTGAATGTTGTTGGACCAACGCTCCTCGCGAAAGAGGCGCTTCCTTATCTCACCGAGACGAAGGGAACAATCATCAACATTTCGAGTACGTTTGGCTCCAAGGCGGGGGCCATGCTGTCTCACTATGGCGCCAGCAAAGCAGCACTCGAATACATGACGCGTGCATGGGCATTGGAACTGGCTCCCATGGGGATCAGAGTAAACGCGATAGCTGTAGGCCCGACAGAAACCGAAGCTCTGACAGAAATGATGGGCCTCTCAAAAGAGGATGCAGAAGCTGTGAAGCATCACGAAATTCAACAGATTCCCCTGAAGCGCCGCGGCACTCCGGAGGAAGTGGCTCATTGGATCGTGTCATTCGCCAGCACGGACAACACGTGGGTCACCGGACAAGTCCTTGGAGTGGATGGCGGACTGGCGATTGCATAG
- the recG gene encoding ATP-dependent DNA helicase RecG: MMTLGTPVQLIKGVGPRNAEALKKRGVETVEDVLYHLPFRYENRLDPKPLSALKAGEMASVIGEVRGSTVLRARSMPIFEMTVGQGTGTLKAIWFRGQYLQDKFKPGQMVALYGKLEASRSSAGQFKMIQPQFEMLPGPDEPQDAVMLEVGRIVPVYESLGGTTAWGAKLGSRWMRQVVWRLLEDLAQGPELLDPLPRSMRRRLGMPSRLDALREAHFPPAGTSMADLQGFHTAAHARLIFEELFYLELGLELKRKRMRERAGIAFVADERVRNAIKEVLPFRPTGAQKRVLGEIVEDMRQPQPMRRLLQGDVGSGKTIVAMEAALVAIENGYQAAMMAPTEILATQHYLSAKKLLKRSSREYKVTLLTGSLDDAEKRRARRRVASGEAELVIGTQALIQQKVDFANLGLVIVDEQHRFGVRQRFTLMKKDESADPDVLVMTATPIPRTLALTIYGDLEVSVIDELPPGRTPVVTRRVSEERALEVWDFVRKQITLGRQAYVVYPVIEGSKDDQPELDFPSDEQAGESASQNASNKVAKKTTAKKSAAKKSAKKSAKAEELFEKPSLRSAVEMFEELRYGPLHGLRLGLLHGRLSADDKEIVMAQFKRGDLDVLISTTVIEVGVDVPNASVMVIEHAERFGLSQMHQLRGRVGRGAAKSYCVLMTGARVSPEAEQRLDAMVTTDNGFELAELDLAQRGPGEFFGTKQAGLPDFRVANIVRDRRLLEIAKKEASDFAEVQLKDVSDEERALVRQQLKQHWQRRYGLVEA; the protein is encoded by the coding sequence ATGATGACTCTCGGCACGCCTGTTCAGCTGATCAAAGGCGTGGGCCCGCGCAATGCGGAGGCACTGAAAAAACGCGGCGTGGAGACCGTGGAAGATGTGCTGTATCACCTGCCATTTCGCTATGAAAATCGCCTCGATCCGAAGCCGCTGAGCGCGCTGAAGGCCGGCGAAATGGCCAGTGTTATCGGCGAAGTGCGCGGGTCTACCGTGTTGCGCGCACGCTCCATGCCCATCTTCGAAATGACCGTTGGGCAAGGCACTGGAACGCTGAAGGCCATCTGGTTTCGCGGACAGTATCTACAGGACAAATTCAAGCCGGGCCAGATGGTGGCGCTGTACGGCAAGCTGGAGGCGTCGCGTTCGAGCGCGGGCCAGTTCAAGATGATTCAACCGCAGTTTGAAATGCTGCCCGGACCGGACGAACCACAGGACGCGGTGATGCTGGAGGTGGGCCGCATTGTGCCCGTCTATGAATCGCTGGGCGGCACCACGGCGTGGGGCGCGAAGCTTGGTTCGCGATGGATGCGGCAGGTGGTGTGGCGACTGCTGGAAGACCTGGCACAGGGGCCGGAGTTGCTGGACCCGCTGCCGCGCTCGATGCGCAGGCGACTCGGCATGCCGTCGCGCCTGGATGCGTTGCGTGAGGCGCACTTCCCTCCTGCAGGCACGTCCATGGCTGATCTGCAGGGCTTTCATACAGCGGCGCATGCGCGGTTGATCTTTGAAGAACTCTTCTACCTTGAGTTGGGTTTGGAGCTGAAACGCAAACGCATGCGTGAGCGCGCAGGGATTGCGTTTGTTGCGGATGAACGCGTGCGTAATGCGATTAAGGAAGTGCTTCCCTTCCGCCCCACCGGCGCGCAGAAACGCGTGCTGGGCGAGATTGTGGAAGACATGCGTCAGCCGCAACCGATGCGTCGGCTGCTGCAGGGGGATGTGGGCAGCGGCAAGACGATTGTTGCGATGGAAGCCGCTCTGGTTGCGATTGAAAACGGTTATCAGGCTGCGATGATGGCCCCCACGGAGATCCTTGCGACGCAGCATTACCTCTCTGCAAAGAAGCTGCTGAAGCGTTCTTCGCGCGAGTACAAGGTCACTTTGTTAACCGGTTCGCTTGATGATGCTGAGAAGCGGCGCGCGCGGCGGCGCGTGGCGAGTGGCGAAGCTGAACTCGTCATCGGTACACAGGCGTTGATTCAGCAGAAGGTGGACTTCGCAAATCTTGGCCTTGTGATTGTGGATGAGCAACATCGCTTTGGTGTGCGTCAGCGATTCACGCTGATGAAGAAGGATGAAAGCGCCGATCCGGATGTGCTGGTGATGACCGCGACGCCCATTCCACGCACGCTGGCGTTGACCATTTATGGCGATCTGGAAGTGAGCGTGATTGATGAATTGCCGCCGGGCAGAACTCCCGTTGTCACTCGCCGCGTGAGCGAAGAGCGCGCGCTGGAAGTGTGGGATTTTGTGCGTAAACAGATCACGCTGGGACGGCAGGCTTATGTTGTTTATCCCGTGATTGAAGGCTCGAAGGACGATCAGCCGGAACTGGATTTTCCTAGTGACGAACAAGCCGGCGAATCAGCGAGCCAAAACGCCAGCAACAAAGTAGCAAAGAAAACTACGGCTAAGAAGAGTGCTGCAAAGAAGAGCGCGAAGAAGTCTGCGAAGGCGGAAGAGTTGTTTGAAAAGCCGTCGCTGCGTTCCGCTGTGGAGATGTTTGAAGAGCTTCGCTATGGGCCGCTGCATGGACTCCGTCTTGGGCTGCTGCACGGGCGTTTGAGTGCGGATGACAAAGAGATTGTGATGGCGCAGTTCAAGCGTGGCGATCTTGATGTGTTGATCTCCACCACTGTGATTGAAGTGGGCGTGGATGTGCCGAATGCGTCCGTGATGGTGATTGAACATGCGGAACGCTTTGGGCTGTCGCAGATGCACCAGTTGCGTGGCCGCGTGGGACGTGGTGCTGCGAAGAGTTATTGCGTGCTGATGACCGGAGCTCGTGTGTCACCGGAAGCAGAACAACGCCTGGATGCGATGGTGACCACGGACAACGGCTTTGAGCTTGCCGAACTTGATCTGGCGCAGCGTGGACCCGGTGAGTTCTTCGGAACGAAGCAGGCTGGCTTGCCGGACTTCCGCGTGGCGAACATTGTGCGCGATCGACGTCTGTTGGAGATCGCAAAGAAGGAAGCTTCTGACTTTGCGGAAGTGCAACTTAAAGACGTCAGCGATGAAGAACGCGCTTTGGTGCGGCAACAGTTGAAACAGCACTGGCAACGTCGTTACGGGCTGGTGGAAGCCTAG
- a CDS encoding response regulator yields MRPKKIILCVDDNEQTLSVRKFLLETKGYRVITATSGHEALEIVEKYAPGELSLLISDLLMPQMDGVELIRRMREVQPGLPSLMVSGTVTGYERGVGADMFLPKGACSPVELLERVRVLVARKRGPKKGSHRVPVQPQLAVQQAA; encoded by the coding sequence ATGCGCCCTAAGAAGATCATCCTCTGCGTTGACGACAACGAACAGACCCTCTCCGTCCGCAAATTCCTGCTTGAAACCAAGGGATACCGCGTCATCACCGCAACCAGTGGCCATGAGGCTCTGGAGATTGTGGAGAAGTATGCGCCGGGTGAACTGTCGTTGCTGATCAGCGATCTGCTGATGCCGCAGATGGATGGTGTGGAACTGATTCGTCGCATGCGTGAAGTACAGCCTGGCCTGCCGTCGCTGATGGTCAGCGGCACCGTAACGGGTTATGAACGTGGCGTGGGCGCGGACATGTTCCTGCCCAAGGGCGCATGCTCGCCGGTGGAACTACTGGAGCGTGTGCGCGTTCTGGTGGCCCGCAAGCGCGGCCCCAAGAAGGGTTCGCACCGCGTGCCGGTCCAGCCGCAGCTCGCGGTGCAGCAGGCAGCCTAA